ATTGGATTATAAACTCTGAGAGCAAACCTCATGGAAGAGAAGAGTCCTTGTATGTCAGTGGCTTATTCCCACCTGAAGTCCTGCCCAACTGTttcataaaatttaatattataagGTCTATAAAATTCCCGGAGCTGGTCTATCACTTCAGGATCTATCTGTACATGAGTTCTCCCTTTCGATTTGCCCAGGCATCGAGGCAGGAGGTttgattctgtttttttcaagCAAGGGAATCCTTTGGTCTTGTTGAAGTAGAAGTGCTTGTCCGTGATGAACCTCTTAATACCCAGGAAGTCCTGGACCCGCCCCATCTCACCAGCCGGGTCAGTGATGAGCCTTTCGCCACTGACAAAGTGGATCTGAGCCAGAGGGAAGTACTGCAGCCAGCTCTCTAGGTGCAGCACGTACATGCCGATGCGGATGGCATTCCATGATACGTCCACCAAGCCCAGGGTGCGGTTGCGGAAAGAGAGGCCCTCGAAGGTAGGGATATCTGGCTTCTTGGACAGCGTCTGAGTGTAATCAGAGATGGCACGGGTCACTGGGTTCCGCACCACCACAATCAACTTGGTGTCTCGGGACATGTTGAAGATACGTCGAGGGGCCTCTTGTGTGACAAAGTAGCTGGGTGTCTTCTCCAGTGTGATCTGGCTTTCCAGGGTCCTGGGCATCAGGCTCCTGTGGGACAGAAGCACCACATCATCAGACAGGGTTTTCCTGGTGGACCTAGGCCTCAGGCACAGTGAAACTATCTCCCTACACCCCGTTCCCCACTGAGTTCCCCTCCTTTCCGCCGTGACATTTGAGGTCTATCTTTTCTCACCTGGTGAAGAACACACCTTAACTCTTGttgatttttccctttaataGATTTGCTGTAAGACTGGAAACATTCTAAATATCAATCAATATTGCTATATAAATTATGGAATAGCCAATTAATAAAGCTAGTAGATCTACATGTACTAATACGGAATTTTCTCCAAGTTAGAgtgaaaaaaagtgagaaaaggcAAGATTACAGAATGTACACCTTGGGAAAGATATACAAGAAATTCATAAAATTGCTTCTAGGGATGGGTTTAGGGTAGAGATACAGTTAAGAgatcaaagataaatgaaaattaccTTTTACACTGTTtgaatttttaatgtgtttatgatatattaaaaaaatacaaactaagCCACTGGATTCTGCTCTGGCAAAAGATATTCCTCCAgatatattaagaaaaacattttggggaaaaaagtcaTGTGTCTCAGGAATAGCAGCTGTCTTAGAAATGAATTCCATCATCCTCTCCTGCTGAAAACATATGCAATAAGTCCTTCGTCTAAGTTTGAAGAAGTACTGAATTCAGGCTGGTTGGGACCTCAGCCCCCTTCTCCCTTACTTTTTAATTTCCTAGCTCTGCTTGAGGCTTTGATGGTGGTGGGAGATGCTGAAGTCTCCTTCCCTGGTGAGTCTCCTTTGGCTCTGTTGGAGAGGAATATACTTTGTTCTCAATCACAACTTCTTCTGAAGTTCATGCTTTACCCTTAACtagtttattttttgctttttgtttataaCCTTGGCTATACATTATAGCCACCTcaaggttgtttttttaaacagctc
Above is a window of Dasypus novemcinctus isolate mDasNov1 chromosome 23, mDasNov1.1.hap2, whole genome shotgun sequence DNA encoding:
- the HS3ST2 gene encoding heparan sulfate glucosamine 3-O-sulfotransferase 2 encodes the protein MAYRVLGRAGPPQPRRARRLLFAFTLSLSCTYLCYSLLCCCDDLGRSRLLGAPRCLRGPSAGGQKLLQNSRRCDPPGPTPSAPAAAVPAPRLSGSNHSGSPKLGTKRLPQALIVGVKKGGTRAVLEFIRVHPDVRALGTEPHFFDRNYGRGLDWYRSLMPRTLESQITLEKTPSYFVTQEAPRRIFNMSRDTKLIVVVRNPVTRAISDYTQTLSKKPDIPTFEGLSFRNRTLGLVDVSWNAIRIGMYVLHLESWLQYFPLAQIHFVSGERLITDPAGEMGRVQDFLGIKRFITDKHFYFNKTKGFPCLKKTESNLLPRCLGKSKGRTHVQIDPEVIDQLREFYRPYNIKFYETVGQDFRWE